Within Vicia villosa cultivar HV-30 ecotype Madison, WI unplaced genomic scaffold, Vvil1.0 ctg.000643F_1_1, whole genome shotgun sequence, the genomic segment GACTccccttccttctgtttaaaattaactATGTCGTACCTCTTGCGGATGTACACAGAAGCAGGAAAATACTCGTTGAGGAAAGTAGTCTCCATTTGCTGCCAAGTAGTAATGCTCCCAGCAGGTAAacagtagaaccactcttcagcatcctCTGATAGTGTAAATGGAAACATCACTAACTttttggcttcttcagaatgccccTCAATTTTAAGGGACGTAGtcatggtcagaaatctctgtagatgcttatttgcatcttcattgatttttcCAGAGAAAGGTCTTCTTTCGAgttgtcggatagttgaaggatgcaACTGAAAGTGGTCGACGTTGACCGGTTGATTAACTATTGTCATCCGGCCAAGTGGTGCATTCGCTCctccataatcacctaaaagtcttTCAACGGGAGGTGGGTCAGCCGCCATAGTTTCAGATTCTGAATCTGACTGCTCAAAAGGAATAGATTGTGTCTCTTCGTTTTCAGATTCTGAAACTATGGGTATTTCTTCGTTTGCCGCTAGTCTTTCTTGTCTAATCTTCCGGAGTCTTGCTCGCAATGATCTTtcaggttctgcgtcaaaaagaaattcagctgaggtctTACCTCGCATAAAAAGATTAGACGATAGTTAGTTGGGAACAAAACTTCAACAAATAggaatgcagaaaataaaattttgcttgcagagcaacaaaatttcaattgaataattaatcacttgtattttggcagtccccggcaacggcgccaaaaacttgatcggaaaattatagcaagtgcactattttctcgatgtagtaataattggggttatccccagtgtcgatctcttgaggactgcgcagaaacttaagtgttttaacaaattcaattgaacaaaaactccttggtttgtttcaatgttgtttgcaaaattataaaatatgaattaaagaTTAATAACGAAATAAACTTGTATTAGACAAATAGTAAAGTAATGCTAGGGGATTGTGTATGAAATTCCTTATAATAACAATACTCTTAAAATTAGTCAGATCATCACTAATTCATATCATCACCAAATTTTGAGTGAGACTTTCCAAAATTCCTTTAaagaaaatcatttaatatttcttttataccCAAATTCCTTCGTGGTATAATAAGAATACTAATCTCTTTGTTTCAACAGAAAACTTACGGTTACAAATCTATATCTCAATTCCTTGATTATacagatttatatttttatacaaaagcattaaccttggttttccaacctaacattaaccataaatcaaaaccttattttccaataatggtttgcattaagaacactatataaaaagatgataatgaaaaagttatgaaattactaataaaataagcaaattgtcattacaataggaaatcagggacacccccctagcattggggggtttagcctctcatgttcatgaaattaaaaacaaacatagtGAAAGAGAAAATCATTACAATATAATTAggatgactttgatcttcaatagctTCCGCGGTTGAGAGATCTCCGTTTTCCCAACAATTGCATGTCTCTGCTCTTCTCCCAAATTGTACgtgaaaataaaaattcaattgcCAAAAGATGCCCTCTTCTCATGAAAAATAGGTTTAAGTAGTGATACTATGTTTCCATCTGGTGCAGAATGACAAAATTGCCCTTAATGAGTCCAAagtaaaaatcagcaaaaaggCTCTAATGCCTCAAATccacgctgacacggccgtgtcaaatgacacgggctgcccgtgtcagcttctgcccacgCCCTTCTCTTGCTGTTTCtgcccgtgtcaaatgacactggctgtgtcaaatgacactggccgtgtcaaatgacactggctgcccgtgtcagcttctgcccatgccattcttcttcagcttctgcccgtgtcaaatgacactggccgcGTCAAACGACACTGGTTGTCCACATTGTCTTCCACTCTTGTTCTAATTCTCTTAGAAACTTTCCTATTTCCTGAAATCAATAAACACTACCAAAACAAGTCTTAAAAGCATCTAATtagcaataaaaataaacaagaactcatttgcaaaatgtgaagaaaactAAATAAAGCGATTGAAAACTAAACCATGATGTTACCGGAATGAGTGATTTCTTACCAAATAATCGATGGAAAGTAagtaaaattggtgaccgatcaacaACCTCACTTAAACCTTAGCTGTGGTGTTCTTATAGAGATTTGGGTTAAAGTTTCTTGACCAAGCGAAAAGCTTCAATTAACCAAACTCCAAGTTCCAATAGGCAACAAACCTTACCTTTCTTACATCCTTTAATGAGAAAAAGGAAAATTCATTGAATCATTTTCCTAAAGAAGTGATTCCCATATGACTAAATCTTTCTACAAAAGGGTTAGCTTGTTCTTCAAGGCAATAGTTATCACGTTGTAGCCCTTTTGGACCACACTATTCTACCATGTAGATAATATTTGCAAATTTGATTCCATCTAAACACTCCTTTGTAGGTATCAAAATCGCTATTCTATTCCCTTAACACAGGTTGAGGCAGTTGAGAGAGTGATATATCGCAAACATTAGCGAGAGCTTGAGCAAATTTCTTTTGGTTCTTCGGTAAGGTTTTAGGTTGTGATTCTTGCTTTGAAGGTTCATCAAGACAAGGCCATGAAATGTTGAAGTTATTCATGGTGATCGGCGAAAGAAGGCACTGGGGTCTAATATAATGATGTGTGGAGGAGAGTATATTACTTCATGGGTGAATCAAGGTTAAAGTTGAACAATAGAAAAATGTCTGTCATTTATTTTTTCTCCTATTAATTTGACCCTATTatattttactattaaaaaaaatgaaccatccctcaatttttgtgtaTCATCCTTGCGCATAGTCATACTAATCATCTTTATATCGTTTCAATTTtatcaaatttaaaatatgtagCGATAGATAAACCAAATCCTTTCAATCAACAAATAACTGCATAGAATTTCAAATTTagaataaacataataaaaataaaattaataaataatcaattttaaaatattgaacTTTATTTTGCCATATTTAAGACcaaaagaaaattcaaacattttgTTACATGTGTAACGGGCGGAGATCCTTTGTACCATATGAAACAacccaaaaacaacaaaaagcaaAAACAAGAAGAAACTCCATAATTCACACCGCCACATGTTTAACTATAAATGATGCAATCAACATGTGAAAactcttatttttcttcaaactACATTGTTTCTATATATTTTAAATTCTCTAAACAACAACATAGTCATTGAAACAATGGATCAAAGACTTGTCTCAACTTGGTCTAACGTTAATTCCTCTGTCCCTCTTTCGTTTGTTCAACCTCCTGAGTGTAGACCTGGTAAGGTCACAAACCCTCCAACTAAGACAATACCTTTGATTGATCTTGGAGGACATGATCATGCTCATACCATAACACAAGTTTTGAAAGCTTCTCAAGAATATGGCTTTTTTCAGGTTAGTTTCTTTAATTTTTTGCACTGTCACATCTGACGTGTCTGTTGTTCAACGTGTGTCAGTGATATAGACACATCAGATTGTGTGTGGGCGGTGTGTCTGACAGTTGTATGACTAAGACtaacctaaaaaaaattatgaaataggTTATAAACCATGGAGTTTCAAAGGATTTAGTGGAAGAAGCATTGAATGTTTTCAAAGAATTTCATGGCATGCCTGCAAAGGAAAAGGTgaatgaatgttctaaagatccaagTGGAATTAATTGCAAGATATATGCAAGTAGTGAGAATTACAAAAAAGATGCTATCCAATATTGGAAGGATACATTAACTCATCCATGTCCTCCTTCTGGAGAATTCATGGAGTTTTGGCCTCAAAAACCACCTAAATACCGGTAAGTAAATTTATTTTAACaagttttcttttatatatttttctaataTTGTTATAagtatttgattaaatattatgatTTTATATGTCAATTTTTTagcttaaaaatatattttacctcTCAACTGTACTCAATAATATcaacttcaattaattcaatATTTCACAAATAAGGCGTTTTGATTTgattcgtacgtttttgtttcaGTTTGAAACCAATAATATTGTCGTGAAATTGATTGCATCATCAAACAACGTTATTGAGGGGATATAAGATAACATTGAAATGTGCAATAAATTGATGTAACCAATAAACACCAAGTCAAATATACAAAACTTAACACAATATTTATAAATAGATAGAACAATCAataacttttttaatatatatggaAATAGAAAAATTACATTGACTTCGTCTCTCACAAAACATACCGTCACAAAAATTGGAACTTATATATTGGCTTCTAGGTTTTGTTCCCAcgtgaagaaaaaataaaaaagtgtaTTCGTTTCAACatcaaaagaaaatagaaaaagaaagaatagatTATGACATAATTTATTatagtagaaaaataaatatttttccaaTAAAAAAGATAATTTTACTAGGAAAAAATGTTTATTCTCTGGTATTTAACCGAACTAGAAGTTGCGAGAAACaaaaaaactgaaaaataatATAGAGAAAACATGTAGGTTTCAAATTATAAAAATAGCCTGCTTGTGAAAGAAATAtcaaaatgatataaaataaagatattttttattatttgactaaTTTTCTCTATAAATTTAGAtataattctttttttattttttcataggATTCATGTTTTTAGGTTGGGTGTAAGCCCCCAAAAATAATCTGTTTTAAGTTttctgaaaatataaaaaaaattattaataaaaaatatttatagttttttaatacaaaaataaaattattaaaattatatttaaaattaatattgtttCAAAAAACATTAAATGATagattttattatcaataaaaaataataataaccaacACCAATTACACTAATTCAatacataattttatattttaaaatttctaaaacATAAAACTCGTTAAATTTGAGTAATATCTGCGAGTTGTGCGTTTGAATTTTTATTAGTTATTGTCATTTCGTCTaaaaaaatttttacaaaaatattattttgagttttaaattGTATCATATATAATTTATCTTAAACCTTCACATGTATTTGGTCATTTtctattatctttattttttttatcgctgcaattaaataagaaaattttattgtaatttcttaattttttatcCTAAATTTTGcatcaaataaacaaatttttttgggatttttttcagTGAGATTGTTGGTAAATATACACAAGAATTAAACAAATTGGGACATGAAATTTTGGAGATGCTTTGTGAAGGGTTAGGGCTAAACCCTGGATACTTCATTGgtgaacttagtgaaaatccaataGTACTAGCTCATCACTACCCTCCATGTCCAGACCCAAGTTTAACTTTAGGCCTAGCCAAACATAGAGACCCTACACTCATCACTCTTCTACTTCAAGATCAAGAGGTTCATGGACTTCAAGTTCTTAAGGACAATGAATGGATTCCTGTTGAACCTATTCTCAATGCTTTTGTTGTTAACATTGGCTTAATCTTGCAGGTAAAATTTAATCATTTGTTTTATTAAGTTAAATTCTATTAAATAGTTTCTTAAtatgataattttttttccagataATTACCAATGGAAGGCTTATTGGTGCTGAACATCGAGTTGTGACAAattcaaaaagtgcaagaacatCAATCGCATATTTCATCTATCCTTCATTTTCAAGAATGATTGAACCAGCACAAGATTTGGTAGATGAAATCACTCCTCCAATTTATAAGTCCATGTCATTTGGAGAATTTCGTAAAAATTTCTATGAAAAAGGACCCAAAATTGAACAAGTTTTGCATTCTTAGTTTTCCAaataaataagagaaaaaaaaaattaagagagaacttgttatttcttatatttgaaaaatgaaacaaatgaggggagaaataaatttgtgtattggactatttttttttctatatatctatatatcctcatatatttttctttcttttttcacctTAAGAATATAAATCACTACTATAGAATAGTAAAGTATGCATAATTTGATTTTTGGTATATGCAAATGGCATTAAGAGAGTTGCCACTAGCCTGTTCTTTACTAGGTAGATAAGAATGATTAAGATAATTGAAGTGCAGATTCAAACCCAAAATTTtcccttttttattttgattgtgtGAGTTTCACCACAAGAATGtttagagaaagaaaaataagagTAACATCATTGAATACATTTTTCTCTATTTTAGAATTGTCTAGAACTTGTTTATTCCAATTGGCATGCATCGGTTTTGGATTAAACCATATAATGCTACATAACATATACATCTCTCTTAGATTTAACcaaatttaaagaaaattttattaGAGTGTAATTGGAAGAGataattgaatatttttaaaaaaaaaaatcaaattttaaataatttaaatggtctaattgaaatttttttttttttaaattgtttggaTAGAGTATTAAAATTATTGATTGttaaatttttagaatttaaaaaatagaGACCAAGTTACAATTCTTAAAAATTTAAAGAGATCAGTTTGTAAAGTTTGAAAATTATTAAGAACCAagttgtaatttttgaaaaattttaagggtcaatttgaaaattttggaaaatatgaagaTCAATTTGTGAAATTTGAAATAGTAATAATATCCAATTTGACATTCACGTTCTATAAAGTACGAGAAGAAATTTAAATTCTTTGATTTTAATCGTCATTTCAAAATCATTAAACTTAAATTTGGTCAAAGTTCTTCTAGATTTCCATCCTTTTAATAAAACTTTATTTTTTacccaaacaataaattttatctaaatcattttaaattctctCAAATCATTATATTCATGCTTCATTCAAATTCAATCTTAATATTTTTCCCGAAACTCGATGAATTTCTAAAATTATATCTTACACCTCGTTTGGATAGTATTATTTTACACATATAGGTATAGGTGCAAAATACGatgtttaaatatgattttttaaaatataaaacagtATAATAATGACGCttataaatatgaatattatgACAGTTTCAGCTGTCACAATTTTTAAAAATGACACTTCTCAATCCAAACATGATTATTGATTGAGTTAAAATTTTTTTCAAATAGTATTTTTTAGGCGAACTTATAAGATATGTCTGAATTTTACTATTCATGCTTAAGGATGGCAAAAAACTGTATTTGTGAGTGTAGCAGTGAAAAATTGAAAGtaagccattgattgacttaaCTAGTATTTTAGTGAAAGAAATTATGAATAAATTAAAATTGGaattaaaaatagaaagaaaagaaatgaaataagTATTAAAAAGAAAAGGGGAGGGCGTTGGGTGTTGAACCCAGTCCCTTAGGGTTGCGTATCAAAATTAATACCACAGGGTCATGCGCTACATGGTGTTAGTGAGTGGAACTCAAAAGATAAGTGAAAACAAGtgttaaaatacataaaaataaaacaaaccaaaagGTTTGGCGGGAGAGGGATTTGAACTCCAGACCCTTCGCTTAACAAACAAACGCCTTGACCAGCAGTGCTACGCTCTCATCTGTTTATTATATGCattcaattaaatataatataaaacatGTTCTGAATACAAAAAAAATGGCGctaaccatcttcatcttcaacctcacgaccTCAACAACGGAGgtccctcaattctcaaccaaattaaaaaatgtaaACACCAAACTTGCTTAGAATTTCACCAGGAATTCAAAAATGTacatataaaaatttaatattaactatatctcataaattttccaaaaaatCTCAAGAACACTATGTCGCACCCTCGCGAAAAAAGATACTGACCAACTGGctcgaaaaagaacagagtcgccatcgAACTTTATTTATCTCCAAAGAGAAGGGAAAATATCGAGAAAACCCGGAAGAAAGAaatgataagaaaaggtcttacgaccagCGATCGGGtaaggaagtcggttacgcaaggggaaggtgtcgcggggaaaaaccgttgtcctttttcgggatgagacacctgatgccttctttgggctcgagtgctcaaaaaatgatttttcttttgtacggaccaaactttttattatttccaaaggaggaaaaggaaaaaagctgcaataacctaaaagtggggggagagatcttgggtaagagggttggttatacgaagggaaggtattagcacccaacgtatctatagtactctataggtttctttgctttgtttttaattccatgttattgagaggttcttgtgagaaagaggtgggacctaaggtgtttgtttgattatgctcgcaaagatcatcgcgatcctctgcatacatatcccttagagggaatcagagcatctgtagctcggggtctacgggtgctaaggtttgaatggttttttgtgttttgttttgctcgccaaggatacgaccttgtgcctacgtattctcaaagggatgttgagaaagtcagagcaatcgtagttcccacttatgctagtgaaagcaaaggataagagacaaatgtcatctaaatgttcgatgtatctaatctatatcatcacatacatctgtttgatttttgtttgaaaatcttttcattataagcccggggccatgccacttagggtgcttagaatgataaagatgtttttgtttgtttaaccatccttgtggcaaaaactttcaatgaagtcagccttgtgacaaaaagttttgattaatcagccagcctcgtggcaaaagtttcaatgaagtcagccttgtgacaaaaactttgattaatcagccagtatggtggcaaaacggtttgattgattagccagccttgtggaaaaagaaatttgattgattgtttgtgatgatatataagagatactcctatcatagagatgaaaaatgtctaatctcctagggtatttgttttggatattggggatgcttataagaagcccgtgggtccttgtacgaagcccaagaggaggctatccgagggtccttgcattgtaagcccaagaggaggctatgggatggacaatccagggtccttgcattgtaagcccaagaggaggctatgggagggtcactcgtttgtacaaagcccaaggggaggcatggtatagttggtttgagctcttagagcgatttcaccggga encodes:
- the LOC131630082 gene encoding hyoscyamine 6-dioxygenase-like is translated as MDQRLVSTWSNVNSSVPLSFVQPPECRPGKVTNPPTKTIPLIDLGGHDHAHTITQVLKASQEYGFFQVINHGVSKDLVEEALNVFKEFHGMPAKEKVNECSKDPSGINCKIYASSENYKKDAIQYWKDTLTHPCPPSGEFMEFWPQKPPKYREIVGKYTQELNKLGHEILEMLCEGLGLNPGYFIGELSENPIVLAHHYPPCPDPSLTLGLAKHRDPTLITLLLQDQEVHGLQVLKDNEWIPVEPILNAFVVNIGLILQIITNGRLIGAEHRVVTNSKSARTSIAYFIYPSFSRMIEPAQDLVDEITPPIYKSMSFGEFRKNFYEKGPKIEQVLHS